From a region of the Pectobacterium aquaticum genome:
- a CDS encoding lipoprotein, whose translation MKKSGWMATAAVLLAFTLSGCNKLTQYTLSEQEVNEYLQKHNDYQKQLGVPGVVDAHIVLTELSSQIGRAEPGKVTLTGNAKVDISSLLGNQAADMKLTLKAQPVFDKTQGAIYLKDMELVDYTVQPEKMQTVMKTLSPYLNQSLKSYFDQKPAYVLNADKSTTESMAKKMAKGIEIKPGQIVILFTD comes from the coding sequence ATGAAAAAATCAGGATGGATGGCAACGGCCGCAGTGCTGCTTGCTTTTACACTCAGCGGCTGTAATAAACTCACGCAATACACGCTCAGTGAGCAAGAAGTGAATGAGTACCTGCAAAAACACAACGATTATCAGAAACAGTTGGGTGTGCCTGGCGTGGTAGATGCCCATATCGTGTTGACCGAACTATCTAGCCAGATTGGTCGGGCAGAGCCGGGGAAAGTTACCCTGACGGGCAATGCGAAGGTCGATATTTCGTCTCTGTTGGGCAATCAGGCTGCCGACATGAAGCTGACGCTGAAAGCACAGCCGGTATTTGATAAAACGCAGGGCGCGATTTACCTGAAAGACATGGAACTGGTTGATTACACCGTACAGCCGGAAAAAATGCAGACGGTAATGAAAACGCTAAGTCCGTATCTTAATCAATCGCTAAAAAGCTATTTTGACCAAAAGCCAGCTTACGTGCTGAATGCGGATAAGAGCACAACGGAGTCGATGGCGAAGAAGATGGCGAAAGGCATCGAAATCAAACCCGGCCAGATCGTTATCCTGTTTACTGACTAA
- a CDS encoding TorD/DmsD family molecular chaperone produces the protein MNEFSIVCRLLGTLFYRQPQDPLLTPLFTLIKEGKLAQHWPLEQDALLARLQKGLDLPAMAADYQALFDSENGAVSPLRSSYESDADDAEIRTFLQQRGMPLNDGGVVGHFGSLLLAASWLEDQAQEDETAAQITLFDEYLLPWSDRFLGKVESHATTAFYRTLAIVCREALEAMRDELGESDEDAESGAEE, from the coding sequence ATGAACGAGTTTTCTATTGTGTGCCGCCTATTGGGCACACTGTTTTATCGCCAGCCGCAGGATCCTTTGCTGACGCCGCTATTCACCCTGATTAAAGAGGGGAAACTGGCGCAGCACTGGCCGTTAGAGCAGGATGCGTTGTTGGCTCGTTTGCAAAAAGGGCTGGATTTGCCTGCAATGGCGGCGGATTATCAGGCGTTGTTCGATAGTGAAAACGGCGCGGTTTCACCGCTGCGTTCATCCTATGAAAGCGATGCTGATGACGCGGAAATTCGTACCTTTTTACAACAGCGCGGCATGCCGTTAAATGACGGTGGTGTGGTTGGTCATTTTGGTAGCTTATTACTTGCCGCGTCATGGCTGGAAGATCAGGCACAAGAAGACGAAACGGCCGCACAGATTACCCTGTTCGATGAGTATCTTTTACCGTGGAGCGATCGTTTTCTCGGGAAGGTGGAAAGCCACGCCACTACCGCATTTTATCGCACACTAGCGATAGTGTGCCGCGAAGCGCTGGAAGCCATGCGGGATGAGCTGGGCGAAAGCGACGAAGACGCTGAATCTGGAGCCGAAGAGTGA